In a genomic window of Corynebacterium choanae:
- a CDS encoding isochorismatase family protein, with translation MSRALLIVDVQNDFCPGGALACEDGNKVAALIGAWQREHAADYAVQIATQDWHIDPGDHFSEEPDFVDSWPPHCVVGTGGAELHSDIATELIDVAVRKGQYSAAYSGFEGSADEESLAALLQRHEITDLDIVGIATDYCVRATVLDARNHGYAVRVYPELCAGVAAATSAAALQAMQDAGARLVELP, from the coding sequence TGGTGCGTTAGCCTGCGAAGATGGCAATAAGGTCGCCGCCTTAATCGGGGCGTGGCAGCGTGAGCATGCAGCCGACTATGCTGTACAAATTGCCACCCAGGATTGGCACATTGATCCCGGTGATCATTTCTCCGAGGAACCGGATTTTGTCGATTCCTGGCCGCCACATTGTGTGGTTGGTACCGGCGGTGCGGAACTGCACAGCGACATCGCAACCGAACTTATCGACGTTGCGGTACGCAAGGGTCAATATTCGGCTGCCTATTCCGGTTTTGAGGGATCCGCCGACGAAGAGTCACTCGCCGCACTGTTACAGCGCCATGAGATCACCGATTTGGATATCGTAGGGATCGCCACCGACTATTGTGTGCGCGCAACCGTGCTCGACGCCCGAAACCACGGATATGCGGTGCGAGTCTACCCGGAACTCTGCGCGGGAGTGGCTGCAGCTACCTCTGCCGCGGCGTTGCAGGCAATGCAAGACGCTGGCGCTCGTCTCGTCGAATTACCATAA
- a CDS encoding DUF3618 domain-containing protein: MARSISDIERDIARTRRLLAGTLDELAERSKPQRLVEDAKQEATSKLQDPQVQKVLAGIAGAVAVVVLIGSYRARRRNKDLREIRRILAERG; the protein is encoded by the coding sequence ATGGCACGAAGCATCTCTGATATCGAACGCGATATTGCTCGCACTCGTCGTCTGCTCGCCGGCACCCTTGACGAACTGGCTGAACGCTCAAAGCCACAGCGTCTTGTCGAGGATGCCAAGCAGGAAGCGACGAGCAAGCTGCAAGACCCGCAGGTACAAAAGGTGCTCGCTGGTATTGCTGGGGCAGTCGCAGTGGTCGTGCTCATTGGTAGCTACCGGGCACGCCGTCGCAACAAGGATCTGCGGGAAATCCGGCGTATTCTCGCTGAACGCGGCTAA
- a CDS encoding holo-ACP synthase has product MPPYVLAHGIDVVDLTAFAAQLSQPGTQFLRVLSRRERLRANRYSGFRFAEHVAGRWAIKEAVIKAFSQALFGQPPIIAAEEVNFAEIEVVADAFGRIKVQLHGEFAAAITAALGEDLQWFASISHDGAVCIGSVILCRSHTARTIEAPSEVTND; this is encoded by the coding sequence GTGCCACCTTATGTCCTTGCCCACGGTATTGATGTTGTTGACTTGACGGCATTTGCCGCACAGCTCTCTCAACCTGGAACACAGTTTCTGCGCGTGCTCTCCCGCCGGGAGCGGCTGCGTGCCAACCGCTATAGCGGTTTCCGTTTTGCCGAACATGTTGCTGGACGGTGGGCAATCAAAGAAGCCGTGATCAAAGCCTTTTCGCAGGCGCTGTTCGGCCAGCCGCCAATCATCGCGGCAGAAGAGGTCAATTTCGCCGAGATTGAGGTTGTAGCCGATGCCTTTGGACGCATCAAGGTGCAGCTGCACGGGGAGTTTGCGGCCGCTATCACTGCCGCACTCGGGGAGGATCTGCAATGGTTTGCCAGTATTAGCCACGATGGCGCAGTGTGTATCGGCAGCGTCATTCTGTGCCGCAGCCACACTGCACGCACCATCGAGGCACCGTCCGAAGTGACCAACGATTAG
- a CDS encoding pyridoxal-phosphate dependent enzyme yields MITPMLAPVGNTPLVPCDRLAERLGLSRRIYAKLEQFNPGGSAKDRTARAMVEAAIADGRIDETTTPLLVESSSGNLGIALARQAHQRGWDFRCVVDPRANAASLATMARFGATIDMVNSPDAATGDWLTARRARVQALLQEYPQAINLDQYSNQAAFTAHAEGTMAEILNALDAPPEWLFVAVSTTGTLGGCQRKLREVGADTATMAVDAYGSILFEGPRATRVLPGFGAGVLPALAAHVHPTGVTRIGTKQAVIGAHALTRVEGILPGASGGAVIAALAHAVATGVLSPSGKRPVVVVLHDSGAGYLDSIYDPGWLHREVGITQDAIPQLVDALLAGDLGDYDRT; encoded by the coding sequence ATGATCACACCAATGCTTGCGCCGGTCGGCAATACTCCGCTCGTGCCCTGCGATCGGTTGGCTGAGCGGCTCGGATTATCCCGGCGCATCTACGCCAAACTTGAGCAATTTAATCCCGGTGGATCAGCGAAAGATCGCACCGCCCGGGCAATGGTGGAAGCGGCCATCGCCGATGGACGTATTGATGAGACAACCACCCCACTGCTGGTGGAGTCGTCATCAGGCAATTTAGGGATTGCTCTTGCCCGCCAGGCACACCAGCGAGGCTGGGATTTTCGCTGTGTGGTTGATCCGCGAGCAAATGCGGCGTCCTTGGCGACTATGGCTCGCTTCGGGGCAACCATCGATATGGTCAACAGTCCCGATGCAGCAACCGGCGACTGGTTGACTGCCCGCCGGGCGCGTGTACAAGCCTTACTGCAGGAGTATCCGCAGGCCATCAACTTGGATCAATACTCCAACCAGGCTGCCTTTACAGCCCACGCGGAAGGCACCATGGCTGAAATCTTGAATGCGCTCGACGCACCCCCGGAGTGGCTCTTTGTGGCAGTAAGTACCACCGGCACCCTTGGCGGTTGTCAACGGAAACTTCGCGAGGTTGGTGCCGATACCGCCACGATGGCCGTTGATGCATACGGCTCGATTCTTTTTGAGGGACCTCGGGCGACTCGGGTCTTACCTGGTTTTGGTGCCGGTGTCCTGCCTGCGCTGGCAGCACATGTCCATCCCACCGGGGTAACTCGCATTGGCACCAAACAGGCGGTGATCGGTGCGCATGCACTCACCCGGGTGGAGGGGATTTTGCCCGGTGCCTCTGGCGGGGCGGTGATTGCTGCCCTCGCGCACGCCGTGGCAACAGGGGTACTCTCCCCCAGCGGGAAACGACCTGTTGTGGTGGTATTGCATGACAGCGGTGCCGGTTATCTCGACTCGATTTATGATCCGGGGTGGCTGCACCGGGAAGTAGGCATCACCCAGGATGCAATCCCCCAATTGGTTGACGCGTTGTTGGCAGGCGACCTCGGGGACTATGACCGTACCTGA
- a CDS encoding FAD/NAD(P)-binding protein produces MSSTQQPAPYRVAIIGGGPRGLWALEELRKQWQASTAHLPVAVTLIEPHAPGAGWVYRAGQSPVMRLNAPASVVTSLTGGAFSDWLAAKPAIPGAQAGDPASRVFVPRVVVGEFLHHCYQQLLADLPPGMTIEHLPGLATDVAISGDTIDVSISDLPEESESDHARSFDLGNHRTKSDVDGNPAGAPVVPATVTVDEVLFATGHVHAWEGELSPALHPYFAPGVDVIPAGACVHMRGAALTAIDVCLLLTEGRGGRFATSTREQWRYVRCGQEPKQIIPYSRSGRFMEVKPAPGSPLYQLDVAAAADLSDLLKSASTTEAIIDVLQQAAIAWLQAAGETITSTHHAQVRAVLSGSDGSGDAVGDLRRSVQVIRGTAAPSPQWAVGDAFRRLYPALVTARSYHYLPGFHRLCRTLERVAFGPPETTAGRLLALIDEGIVTAPRTCALPNVKAALPETDWQHQYHRGDDEVWLVDATIAPPGIHDHSLAGRLRKLGLLTSDENGLLAIGRNGYLTGSQRLAMVGRDVEGTVLGHDTLSRAMHPEIPRWAATVHDHVLAASQHST; encoded by the coding sequence ATGAGCTCCACACAGCAACCAGCCCCCTATCGGGTGGCGATTATCGGCGGCGGCCCGCGTGGACTGTGGGCGCTCGAAGAACTCCGCAAACAGTGGCAAGCATCGACGGCGCACCTGCCAGTGGCGGTTACCCTCATTGAGCCGCATGCACCCGGGGCGGGTTGGGTGTATCGAGCCGGCCAGTCGCCGGTGATGCGACTCAACGCCCCAGCCAGTGTGGTGACCTCTTTAACTGGTGGCGCATTCAGCGACTGGTTGGCAGCCAAACCTGCAATCCCCGGCGCGCAAGCAGGTGATCCGGCAAGTCGTGTCTTCGTTCCCCGGGTGGTGGTTGGCGAGTTTTTACACCACTGCTATCAGCAGTTGCTGGCGGATCTTCCACCGGGGATGACTATTGAGCATCTGCCAGGTTTGGCCACGGATGTGGCGATTTCCGGCGATACTATTGATGTCTCGATCAGCGACCTGCCCGAAGAATCCGAGAGTGACCACGCTCGATCTTTCGATCTGGGCAACCACCGCACCAAGTCGGATGTGGACGGAAATCCAGCCGGAGCGCCGGTTGTGCCAGCTACGGTGACTGTCGACGAAGTGCTGTTCGCTACTGGGCATGTGCATGCCTGGGAGGGTGAGCTTTCCCCGGCACTGCACCCGTATTTTGCACCGGGGGTCGATGTCATCCCGGCTGGCGCATGTGTCCATATGCGGGGTGCGGCGCTCACTGCAATTGATGTGTGTCTGCTCCTTACTGAGGGGCGCGGGGGGCGTTTTGCTACCAGCACACGTGAGCAGTGGCGCTATGTCCGTTGTGGACAGGAACCGAAACAGATCATTCCGTATTCCCGCAGCGGCCGTTTCATGGAGGTCAAGCCTGCTCCTGGTTCGCCGCTCTACCAGCTCGATGTGGCAGCAGCAGCAGATTTGAGTGACCTGCTTAAGTCTGCTTCCACAACCGAAGCGATCATCGATGTGTTGCAGCAGGCAGCTATTGCCTGGTTACAGGCCGCCGGAGAGACAATTACGTCCACTCATCATGCGCAGGTTCGTGCTGTTCTTTCCGGATCTGATGGCAGTGGTGATGCGGTGGGTGATCTGCGGCGCAGTGTGCAGGTTATCCGCGGTACTGCCGCACCTTCGCCGCAGTGGGCGGTGGGGGATGCCTTCAGACGTCTGTATCCTGCCCTGGTGACCGCCAGAAGTTACCACTATCTGCCGGGTTTTCACCGGTTGTGCCGCACACTTGAGCGGGTGGCCTTTGGTCCGCCCGAAACTACCGCGGGAAGACTGTTGGCACTGATCGACGAGGGAATTGTTACAGCTCCGCGAACTTGTGCACTGCCGAATGTGAAAGCAGCATTGCCAGAAACCGACTGGCAACATCAGTATCATCGCGGCGATGACGAAGTGTGGCTGGTGGATGCAACCATTGCCCCACCGGGGATTCACGACCACAGTCTTGCCGGCCGCCTGCGCAAACTGGGGTTGCTCACGAGTGATGAAAACGGGCTCCTTGCGATTGGGCGCAACGGATATCTCACCGGGTCTCAACGGCTAGCAATGGTGGGGCGTGATGTTGAAGGCACCGTGCTGGGGCACGACACACTCTCTAGGGCGATGCACCCAGAGATTCCCCGGTGGGCTGCTACCGTCCACGACCATGTGCTCGCCGCATCTCAGCACAGCACGTAG
- a CDS encoding alanine racemase produces the protein MAATIPLQARLAPWMQTLLDAPERLREAVATYGSPINIVNPAALPACAAELVAAGRRHDVAVEIFFARKANKALSFVDAARDAGHGIDVASLRELAQVLARGVDPAKIIVSAAIKPAALLRLAVEHGVTVSIDNPTEMSRLAAIATQLGRQTPIAFRIATDPAYHRPTRFGERPATWCQLLADGLPSGLTLVGVHLHLHGYSAADRAQALGDALQVVDAATAAGHQLTFVDLGGGIPMSYLSSATQWETFQQARAELAAHPIADPTKQWTWNNDPLSNHYPFYQQPIRGEWLTTLLTATITCGGKPSTVAAALRTRGLALHLEPGRSVLDGGGMTVAEVIHIKHRTDGVGLVVCGMNRTQCRTTSDDILLDPILVPQPDAPTGGTDAPFTGFLVGAYCIEDEVLVRRAMHFPHGVHPGDLIAIPNTAGYFMHILESASHQIPLAHTLTLTGNDELVLDDIDRQPAFDPPTLTGDLPGTAQPHH, from the coding sequence ATGGCTGCAACAATCCCGCTGCAGGCTCGGCTCGCGCCGTGGATGCAAACGTTGCTCGACGCACCTGAGCGCCTCCGCGAGGCGGTGGCCACCTATGGCAGCCCGATTAATATCGTCAACCCTGCCGCGTTACCAGCCTGTGCCGCGGAACTTGTTGCAGCTGGACGTCGCCATGACGTGGCAGTGGAGATTTTCTTCGCCCGCAAAGCCAATAAGGCGTTAAGTTTTGTCGACGCGGCCCGTGACGCGGGTCACGGAATAGATGTTGCCTCGTTGCGGGAACTTGCCCAAGTGCTTGCCCGCGGTGTGGATCCGGCAAAAATTATTGTCTCAGCCGCGATTAAACCTGCTGCACTGCTGCGTCTCGCGGTGGAACATGGGGTCACAGTATCTATCGACAATCCAACTGAGATGTCCCGACTGGCGGCAATTGCCACACAGCTTGGTCGACAAACCCCTATTGCTTTTCGCATTGCCACCGATCCGGCATACCATCGCCCCACCCGGTTCGGGGAGCGCCCGGCAACCTGGTGCCAGCTGCTCGCCGACGGGCTACCATCCGGGCTTACACTGGTCGGGGTGCACCTGCATTTGCACGGCTATAGTGCCGCTGATCGGGCACAAGCACTAGGCGATGCACTGCAGGTTGTTGATGCCGCTACTGCCGCCGGCCACCAGCTCACATTCGTCGATCTTGGTGGCGGGATCCCCATGAGTTATTTGTCGTCGGCCACGCAGTGGGAGACGTTTCAACAGGCACGGGCTGAACTTGCAGCACATCCTATCGCGGATCCGACAAAACAGTGGACATGGAACAATGATCCACTTTCCAACCACTACCCCTTTTATCAACAGCCAATACGCGGTGAATGGCTCACCACCCTGCTCACCGCAACGATCACTTGCGGTGGGAAACCCTCCACCGTGGCTGCGGCACTGCGCACCCGCGGACTCGCCCTACACTTGGAACCTGGTCGCAGTGTGCTCGACGGCGGTGGTATGACTGTCGCCGAAGTCATCCACATCAAACACCGCACCGATGGGGTGGGGCTGGTGGTCTGCGGGATGAACCGCACCCAATGCCGCACCACCAGCGACGATATTTTGCTCGACCCAATCCTTGTGCCCCAACCAGATGCCCCAACCGGTGGCACTGATGCACCGTTTACCGGCTTTCTTGTGGGCGCCTACTGTATCGAAGATGAGGTGCTCGTTCGCCGCGCAATGCACTTCCCCCACGGTGTTCACCCAGGGGATCTCATCGCCATTCCGAATACCGCAGGCTACTTCATGCATATTTTAGAAAGCGCCTCCCACCAGATTCCGCTGGCACACACCCTCACCCTTACCGGGAATGACGAGCTCGTGCTCGATGATATTGATCGGCAGCCCGCCTTCGATCCGCCAACACTGACCGGCGATTTACCGGGCACTGCTCAACCCCATCACTGA
- a CDS encoding DUF3817 domain-containing protein, whose translation MTQQQPPLVTPERQQRVGKALTMFSIAAWVTGCWLLVLTGRMILEYLVGIHMPEWTKIIGQLHGLFYMLYLVAVLNLGTKARWSPVTWLVTALWGTIPFMSFVAEHRRRKEVKAAFQLP comes from the coding sequence ATGACGCAACAACAACCACCATTGGTAACTCCGGAGCGACAGCAGCGTGTCGGTAAAGCTTTGACCATGTTTTCTATCGCCGCCTGGGTGACGGGCTGCTGGCTGCTTGTGCTCACAGGTCGCATGATTTTGGAGTATCTCGTCGGTATTCACATGCCGGAGTGGACGAAGATTATCGGCCAGCTGCACGGGCTGTTTTACATGTTGTATCTCGTGGCGGTGCTGAACCTGGGAACGAAGGCACGCTGGTCGCCAGTGACCTGGCTGGTCACTGCCCTGTGGGGCACGATCCCATTTATGTCCTTCGTGGCGGAACATCGTCGTCGCAAGGAAGTTAAAGCAGCATTCCAGCTGCCGTAA
- the rph gene encoding ribonuclease PH produces the protein MDEQFLRADGRALDELRDIRITRQFTTNPAGSVLVEFGNTRVMCTASVEERVPRFKKDSGEGWLTAEYAMLPAATHERMPRESMRGKVKGRTHEISRLIGRSLRAAIDLGELGENTIAIDCDVLQADGGTRTASITGAYVALADAVATLKQRGVLPGDPLRAPVAAVSVGIIDGRVCLDLPYEEDSRAEVDLNVVMRADGTFVEVQGTGEAGTFTRAELDAMLDSAADGCEQLFALQRAALQ, from the coding sequence ATGGATGAACAATTTTTGCGTGCCGATGGCCGCGCCTTAGATGAGCTCCGCGACATCCGTATTACGCGCCAATTTACGACCAATCCGGCGGGCAGCGTCCTCGTTGAATTTGGGAATACTCGGGTGATGTGTACCGCCTCCGTGGAAGAACGGGTGCCGAGGTTTAAAAAAGATTCCGGTGAAGGCTGGTTGACTGCGGAATATGCGATGCTCCCTGCAGCCACCCATGAGCGTATGCCCCGCGAATCGATGCGTGGCAAAGTGAAGGGACGCACCCATGAGATTTCCCGTTTGATTGGCCGTTCCCTGCGGGCAGCGATCGATCTTGGGGAGCTTGGGGAAAATACCATCGCTATTGACTGTGATGTCCTGCAGGCCGACGGTGGCACCCGCACCGCCTCAATCACCGGCGCATATGTGGCTCTTGCTGATGCGGTTGCCACATTGAAACAGCGAGGTGTTCTTCCTGGTGATCCGCTGCGGGCACCAGTTGCAGCAGTCAGTGTGGGCATCATTGATGGTCGTGTGTGCCTTGATCTGCCCTATGAGGAAGATTCCCGGGCCGAGGTTGATCTCAACGTGGTGATGCGGGCCGACGGCACCTTCGTCGAAGTCCAAGGCACCGGCGAGGCAGGCACCTTCACGCGAGCAGAGCTCGACGCCATGTTAGATAGTGCCGCTGATGGTTGCGAACAGCTTTTCGCCCTGCAGCGCGCCGCACTGCAATAG
- a CDS encoding MBL fold metallo-hydrolase, whose amino-acid sequence MKSIILGSSGSLAGPCNAASGFLLCTDTYPGMLIDTGPGVLSALQQGNFSPGDYDVAFTHLHADHCADFPSLLVWRRYHPTAKAAQRNMLFAPGHIATRLGPLCTDEDAPADPFSDTFDLVAWQEGVPQSHGEITITPFAAVHPIEAYSLRVEAADGTVFAFSGDTAPTDRLVDCANDADVLFCEASWGPSSAGKAPAMHMSAAEAGEIATRANVGKLVLVHIPPWEDQAATLAAAQDAFSGEVVIAAPGDHITAAASR is encoded by the coding sequence ATGAAGTCGATCATCCTTGGCAGTAGTGGTTCCCTGGCAGGTCCTTGTAACGCGGCATCAGGTTTTCTGCTCTGTACCGACACCTATCCGGGGATGCTGATCGATACCGGCCCTGGGGTGCTCAGCGCGTTGCAACAGGGCAACTTCTCACCCGGTGACTATGACGTGGCATTTACGCATTTACATGCCGACCATTGTGCCGATTTCCCTTCGCTGTTGGTGTGGCGACGATACCATCCCACCGCGAAAGCAGCGCAGCGCAATATGCTGTTTGCGCCGGGTCATATTGCTACTCGGTTAGGGCCGTTGTGTACTGACGAAGATGCGCCAGCAGACCCTTTCAGCGACACGTTTGACCTTGTGGCCTGGCAGGAAGGGGTGCCACAATCCCACGGGGAGATCACTATAACCCCGTTTGCGGCGGTCCACCCGATTGAAGCCTATTCGCTGCGTGTCGAAGCTGCCGACGGGACGGTGTTTGCATTTTCGGGGGATACCGCACCAACCGATCGACTGGTGGACTGTGCAAACGATGCCGATGTGCTTTTTTGTGAAGCATCCTGGGGGCCGTCGAGTGCAGGGAAAGCCCCAGCCATGCACATGTCCGCGGCGGAGGCAGGGGAGATCGCTACCCGCGCAAATGTCGGCAAACTCGTCCTCGTCCACATTCCGCCGTGGGAAGATCAGGCAGCCACCTTGGCAGCGGCGCAGGATGCGTTTAGCGGGGAAGTGGTCATCGCTGCACCAGGAGACCACATTACAGCTGCCGCATCCAGGTAG
- the murI gene encoding glutamate racemase, giving the protein MFDSGVGGLTVARSLVDQLPNESLIYVGDSAKGPYGPLSRETVAHHSRQIADNLVQRGVKMIVIACNTATAAFLREAEQRYDIPVIGVIEPAVRRAIATTRNHRIGVLGTQGTVDSGVYQQQITSYPGVTCVAQAAPRFVDFVERGITAGRQILGVAQAYVEPLQAANIDTLVLGCTHYPLLTGVIQLAMGDNVTLVSSAEETAKDVYRQLSMSGQLANTPPEAVNRVFETTGEPTKFAHLATRFLGPHVAQVSTLPDLGYA; this is encoded by the coding sequence ATGTTTGACTCTGGGGTCGGGGGACTGACAGTGGCGCGCAGCCTGGTCGACCAGCTGCCCAACGAGTCATTGATCTATGTCGGTGACTCTGCGAAAGGCCCCTATGGGCCACTCTCCCGGGAAACTGTTGCCCACCACAGTCGACAGATTGCAGACAATCTGGTGCAGCGCGGGGTGAAAATGATTGTGATCGCCTGTAATACGGCGACAGCAGCATTTTTACGCGAAGCGGAGCAACGCTACGACATCCCAGTGATTGGCGTCATTGAGCCGGCAGTACGCCGCGCCATCGCTACAACGAGAAATCACCGCATCGGGGTTCTTGGAACCCAAGGGACTGTTGACTCCGGGGTGTATCAGCAGCAGATCACCAGCTATCCGGGGGTTACTTGTGTGGCGCAGGCTGCACCGCGGTTTGTTGATTTTGTGGAACGTGGCATCACCGCCGGGCGACAAATCTTAGGAGTGGCACAGGCCTATGTCGAGCCCCTGCAGGCAGCCAACATCGACACGCTCGTATTGGGGTGCACACATTATCCCCTCCTGACAGGTGTGATTCAGTTAGCGATGGGGGATAATGTCACCCTAGTGTCCTCCGCGGAGGAAACCGCCAAGGATGTGTATCGCCAGCTCAGCATGAGCGGCCAGCTTGCCAACACACCGCCGGAGGCGGTGAACCGTGTCTTTGAGACCACCGGGGAACCGACAAAATTCGCTCATTTGGCCACGCGATTTTTAGGTCCGCATGTGGCACAAGTATCGACCCTTCCCGACCTGGGATATGCGTAG
- a CDS encoding rhomboid family intramembrane serine protease: MSAGYQPVPFPDPSHPVEYTADGRPIAPWAGRANLVKTRLKQAIVVTVAVQAVIWLVFAAELFNPSLVDRYALHPRDLGAWYTMFTSPWLHLSLTHIMGNASVAIACTMLIGLGGYRVFIESTAVIVVASGILGFVLLRNPAAGLSGVIYGWIFYLVVRGFYNKSWSQIVVGVGLALTHLGLVFGFLPQPGVSWDGHLWGAVAGVVAAAVIRSDDPHPSALPGTTVPPALPGASR; encoded by the coding sequence GTGAGTGCAGGCTATCAACCCGTCCCTTTTCCCGATCCTTCTCACCCCGTGGAATACACCGCTGATGGGCGACCAATCGCACCGTGGGCTGGTCGCGCCAACCTGGTGAAAACACGCCTGAAACAGGCAATTGTTGTAACCGTCGCGGTACAAGCAGTGATTTGGCTGGTGTTTGCAGCAGAATTATTCAACCCCTCGCTGGTTGATCGTTACGCCCTGCACCCACGGGATCTGGGGGCGTGGTACACCATGTTTACCTCCCCGTGGCTGCACCTGTCGCTGACGCACATTATGGGCAATGCGTCAGTGGCGATCGCCTGCACGATGCTTATTGGGCTTGGCGGCTACCGGGTCTTTATTGAATCCACGGCGGTCATTGTCGTCGCCAGCGGGATACTCGGGTTTGTGTTGTTACGCAACCCGGCAGCAGGGTTATCTGGGGTGATCTACGGCTGGATTTTCTATCTTGTCGTGCGTGGTTTTTATAACAAGTCGTGGTCACAAATCGTGGTCGGCGTCGGTCTAGCACTCACCCATCTAGGGCTGGTTTTTGGTTTCCTGCCACAACCTGGGGTGAGTTGGGACGGTCATTTGTGGGGTGCAGTCGCCGGAGTTGTTGCGGCAGCTGTTATTCGCAGTGACGATCCGCACCCCAGCGCGCTTCCGGGAACAACCGTTCCCCCGGCTTTGCCAGGTGCAAGTCGCTAA
- a CDS encoding DUF2017 domain-containing protein, whose translation MEPWTRKKSLMRGVKFLTQFEPMEREVLGNLCSTVSEALIERCQSAPKDELAELTGMPSGHKDAPENPSLARLLPDFEREGDEEYEGDNQLLRSLHEIDICRGKLTNLQKINEALGPTGGVQVQIEEADVDAWLQGLNDIRLFIAASDVGGGVDAEKQLYALVEWLGYAQDTLLSAVMGDLDIDESSGGA comes from the coding sequence GTGGAACCATGGACTAGGAAAAAGTCCCTCATGCGGGGCGTGAAATTTCTCACCCAATTCGAACCGATGGAACGGGAAGTATTAGGGAACCTGTGCTCGACTGTTTCTGAAGCGCTCATAGAGCGATGCCAGTCGGCGCCAAAAGACGAACTCGCAGAGCTTACTGGTATGCCCTCGGGGCATAAGGACGCTCCCGAAAACCCGTCGCTGGCGCGGCTCTTGCCGGATTTTGAGCGAGAAGGCGACGAAGAATACGAAGGGGATAATCAACTGCTGCGCTCCCTTCACGAGATCGACATTTGCCGCGGCAAGCTGACGAATCTGCAAAAAATCAATGAAGCCCTAGGTCCCACTGGTGGGGTGCAGGTGCAGATCGAAGAAGCTGACGTTGACGCCTGGCTGCAGGGGCTCAATGACATTCGGCTGTTTATTGCCGCGAGCGATGTCGGCGGTGGGGTGGACGCCGAGAAGCAACTCTACGCCCTGGTGGAGTGGCTCGGCTACGCACAAGACACCCTGCTTAGTGCGGTTATGGGGGATCTAGACATCGACGAATCCTCCGGCGGCGCCTAA
- the clpS gene encoding ATP-dependent Clp protease adapter ClpS, translating into MSNPAAPSVLPDTIEEPDIEVATSENLPWMCIVWDDPVNLMSYVTYVFQTILGYDRKKAIELMMQVHTEGKAAVSSGEKDKVEGDVKKLHTAGLWATMQQAG; encoded by the coding sequence ATGAGTAACCCGGCAGCCCCCTCGGTGCTGCCCGATACGATCGAAGAACCGGACATTGAGGTTGCAACCAGCGAAAACCTGCCCTGGATGTGTATTGTCTGGGATGATCCGGTGAACCTGATGAGCTATGTCACCTACGTTTTTCAAACGATCCTGGGCTATGACCGCAAAAAAGCTATCGAGCTGATGATGCAAGTTCACACGGAAGGCAAGGCTGCCGTGTCCTCCGGGGAGAAAGACAAGGTCGAAGGGGACGTGAAAAAGCTGCACACCGCGGGCCTGTGGGCAACCATGCAGCAAGCCGGGTAG